A stretch of Solea senegalensis isolate Sse05_10M linkage group LG10, IFAPA_SoseM_1, whole genome shotgun sequence DNA encodes these proteins:
- the si:ch211-106e7.2 gene encoding uncharacterized protein si:ch211-106e7.2, producing the protein MEFQKANSLQDEDFWMSCFQISAVPNSARYRENNHLLKTILSKKFICAPQNPAQNSRADIPTNLSFQPKQGPYNQPTHPVQTHHGSASSGVQYQRVQEPFYQNLNASQSKSYPTATSPSREQMFCSRTFVSPTAHHQQTGNIQNYRRNVTQQSFSPVLPSYNEVLSQPYTTRSAANRHILCNSSVSLQNQQYVSHQLNSAPHRGGEANYSVNSNSYTRCYVPNSVQKETNTQHLKETAGAPQKRYDYHDENAIARIENYLYESYPTSSPPTGRQYRSEDKMMSKQMVQPTTLNFAGRSNSNPTTPVQYVHMSTAQHMKNTVPQKRAVPRVTQTGQNGAQNHIISKADFGSDASQSMQLHPHRAVTLSTGVNNQNDGSTHSSPGCVSMRAVAVVQPLSQESPQVGNNLQLDESTATDKSLIHGENVISPAVAKKAEYFNGYNRHLQSSNQKLPDIQHSAASNDGSVVSDSAGPQEMSQEQVAGEQCNPSVPQMSITSEVPQTQNWEKNKGETSTDPKACVTDLSSVQTTPWTAAKLANLIQELGKAQVELQDSNVTSLRDKLKALFWKRGNQFYHIISSVINLTYVENFCKKHLTSDTVILSQLKENSLKQLQNYYVLEDGEVYSEPPYISSWLNVNEQLDDIDKEFGFSSSLYDRLHTCSQSDKVGEDSFEMPNKDLFQTELVPADSGEENPDSIVKSTSTCLDEKGSTDSSDSYYSFEIKVLPPEEAKSIFEQLHKASAQSMDIDSQPERVTESSMEDRLPNNEEVTGSELDHGNKDVSSIETFCCLEWWMETIIGSESPVKCNCKKKLSGKACTEKNPNKEEMMVQDDSNLCVIKLDRKGEAQEKAEENGCNQNTTSRCSALSDDLCSRLTGDGEKPQSKPEKGIDDGWSSIGDEDLSSSQSEIPSYNPHSASVVSVPEEACVQELCESAGVGLARNSDCCNQEFKKVFSEQVAVRKKRKKKHSHKFFYPFPKKPKTHRDSEPVLRHVECKKVSADATDEPSDSNVKNAELMLFGSKRQLEIISFGGGTSNVSPPKTLSVNLSKPSRHKSSVATPEYSAKQMVHDTWRRSYLPITMRLNGKLKLMTPASYPQSEVICNTKEPSKRKTKHRPRLKKRQRLAKKVKLVEEDVVPLKQPDQQRSGDDNRSNCSVSPRLVQRMNPTL; encoded by the coding sequence ATGGAATTTCAAAAAGCAAACTCGCTTCAAGATGAAGATTTCTGGATGTCCTGTTTCCAAATCTCAGCAGTTCCTAATTCAGCGAGatatagagaaaataatcaccTTTTAAAAACTATACTCTCTAAAAAATTCATTTGTGCCCCTCAGAATCCTGCCCAGAATTCAAGAGCTGACATTCCAACCAACTTGAGTTTCCAACCCAAGCAAGGCCCTTACAACCAACCAACACATCCAGTACAGACACATCATGGTAGTGCATCATCTGGCGTCCAATATCAAAGAGTCCAGGAACCATTTTATCAAAATTTAAATGCGTCACAATCTAAATCCTACCCTACAGCTACCTCACCGTCACGTGAACAGATGTTTTGCAGTCGAACATTTGTGTCTCCCACTGCGCACCATCAACAGACTGGTAATATCCAGAATTATAGACGAAATGTCACACAGCAAAGTTTCTCTCCTGTCCTCCCTTCTTACAATGAGGTTCTGTCACAGCCTTACACTACACGATCCGCGGCAAATCgtcacattttgtgtaattcaAGTGTGAGTCTGCAAAATCAGCAATACGTCTCTCATCAACTCAACTCTGCTCCTCACCGTGGAGGAGAGGCCAACTACTCTGTCAATTCAAACTCCTACACCCGCTGCTATGTACCCAACAGTGTTCAGAAGGAAACTAACACGCAACACTTAAAAGAGACCGCAGGTGCTCCACAGAAGCGATATGACTACCATGATGAGAACGCGATTGCAAGAATCGAGAATTATCTGTATGAATCGTACCCTACAAGTTCACCCCCGACAGGGAGGCAGTATCGCAGTGAGGACAAAATGATGTCTAAACAAATGGTGCAACCTACGACATTAAATTTTGCTGGACGTAGTAACTCAAATCCCACAACacctgtacagtatgtgcatatGTCAACAGCACAGCACATGAAAAACACGGTTCCTCAGAAACGCGCTGTACCACGTGTCACACAAACGGGTCAAAATGGAGCTCAAAATCACATCATCTCAAAGGCAGATTTTGGAAGCGATGCATCTCAGTCGATGCAGCTGCATCCACATAGAGCTGTGACTTTATCAACTGGAGTGAACAATCAAAATGACGGCTCCACTCATTCATCTCCTGGCTGTGTGAGCATGCgagctgttgctgttgttcagCCACTGTCACAGGAAAGCCCCCAGGTTGGCAATAACTTGCAACTGGATGAGAGCACGGCAACTGATAAGTCATTGATTCACGGTGAAAACGTGATTTCACCAGCTGTCGCAAAAAAAGCTGAATATTTCAATGGATACAATAGACACCTGCAAAGCTCAAATCAAAAGTTGCCAGATATTCAGCATTCAGCAGCATCCAATGATGGGTCTGTTGTGTCAGACTCAGCTGGGCCTCAAGAGATGTCACAGGAACAAGTGGCTGGAGAGCAGTGTAATCCATCAGTGCCTCAAATGTCGATAACCTCTGAGgtgccacaaacacaaaattgggagaaaaacaaaggtgAGACGTCAACAGATCCAAAGGCCTGTGTTACTGACCTGTCCTCAGTCCAAACAACCCCGTGGACAGCTGCTAAATTAGCCAACTTAATACAGGAGCTTGGAAAAGCCCAGGTGGAGTTACAAGACTCAAATGTCACATCTCTGAGAGATAAACTAAAGGCTCTCTTTTGGAAACGAGGGAATCAATTCTATCACATTATATCAAGCGTGATTAACTTGACTTATGTTGAAAATTTCTGCAAGAAACATCTAACATCAGACACGGTCATACTGTCACAGCTTAAAGAAAACTCTTTAAAGCAACTCCAAAATTACTATGTCCTCGAAGATGGTGAAGTTTATTCTGAACCACCTTATATATCATCATGGTTGAATGTCAATGAGCAGCTAGATGACATTGATAAAGAGTTTGGCTTCTCGTCGTCTTTATATGATCGTCTGCACACATGTAGCCAGTCAGATAAGGTTGGAGAAGACTCGTTTGAGATGCCCAACAAAGACCTTTTCCAAACAGAGCTGGTACCTGCTGATTCAGGTGAAGAAAATCCAGATTCCATTGTGAAAAGTACTTCGACCTGTCTCGATGAGAAAGGCAGCACTGATTCCAGTGACTCATATTACTCATTTGAAATTAAAGTTTTGCCCCCAGAGGAGGCCAAAAGTATATTTGAGCAACTACATAAAGCAAGTGCACAAAGTATGGACATAGACAGTCAGCCAGAGAGAGTCACAGAAAGCTCTATGGAGGATCGGCTACCTAACAATGAAGAAGTCACTGGGAGTGAATTAGATCACGGAAACAAGGACGTCTCCTCAATAGAAACATTTTGCTGCCTTGAATGGTGGATGGAAACAATTATTGGGTCAGAAAGTCCTGTGAAATGCAACTGCAAGAAAAAGCTAAGCGGTAAAGCTTGTACTGAAAAGAACCCTAATAAAGAAGAGATGATGGTTCAAGATGACTCGAACCTGTGTGTGATCAAGTTGGACAGAAAAGGAGAAGCACAGGAAAAGGCAGAGGAGAACGGCTGCAATCAAAACACGACATCGCGTTGTTCTGCTTTATCCGACGATCTCTGTAGTCGCTTAACTGGAGATGGTGAGAAACCTCAGTCTAAGCCTGAAAAAGGCATCGATGACGGCTGGTCAAGCATTGGAGATGAAGACCTCTCCAGCAGTCAAAGTGAAATTCCCAGTTACAATCCTCACTCTGCCAGTGTGGTTTCAGTTCCTGAGGAAGCATGTGTACAAGAACTCTGTGAATCAGCAGGTGTTGGTCTGGCAAGAAATTCAGACTGTTGCAACCAAGAATTCAAAAAGGTCTTCAGTGAACAAGTGGcagttagaaaaaaaagaaagaaaaaacacagtcataaatttttttatccattcccaaagaaaccaaagacacacagagattcCGAGCCTGTCCTCAGACACGTTGAATGTAAGAAGGTTTCTGCTGATGCTACCGATGAACCTTCAGactcaaatgtcaaaaatgcTGAGCTGATGCTGTTTGGCTCAAAACGTCAATTGGAAATCATTTCATTTGGCGGCGGAACGAGTAATGTTTCGCCTCCCAAAACGCTCAGTGTGAATCTCAGCAAACCCTCGAGGCACAAGTCCAGTGTTGCTACACCTGAATATTCAGCAAAACAAATGGTTCATGATACATGGAGGAGAAGTTATCTACCAATTACAATGAGACTCAATGGGAAACTGAAATTAATGACGCCTGCTTCTTATCCTCAATCCGAGGTGATTTGCAACACCAAGGAGCCCTCTAAAAGAAAAACCAAGCACCGCCCAAGACTAAAGAAGAGGCAACGTCTCGCTAAGAAAGTCAAGCTTGTGGAGGAGGATGTGGTTCCACTCAAACAACCTGATCAACAGAGAAGTGGTGATGACAATCGAAGCAATTGCAGTGTGTCACCCCGACTCGTTCAACGGATGAATCCAACACTATAG